The following coding sequences lie in one Mesorhizobium sp. DCY119 genomic window:
- a CDS encoding DUF502 domain-containing protein, translating to MGRLRNYFLTGFIVTAPLAITAYLAWSFVGWVDSWVKPYIPYRYNPDHYLPFAVPGFGLIVALLLITLVGFLTANFIGRSIVSLGERVLGRMPLIRSIYSSLKQIFETVLSNKNEMFRTVGMVEYPRKDVWSIVFVAGEKRTEINDKLDQNDDPLIAVFMPCTPNPTTGFLMYVPKSQVIVLDMSIEDGAKLIVSAGLVTPDMSKKMVKIKGKKVVSIANPTLEEVAQPALNSRTASSRPNK from the coding sequence ATGGGTCGTCTGCGAAACTATTTCCTCACCGGCTTCATCGTGACGGCGCCGCTGGCGATCACGGCCTATCTGGCATGGTCGTTCGTTGGCTGGGTCGATTCCTGGGTAAAGCCCTACATTCCGTATCGCTACAATCCCGATCACTATCTGCCGTTCGCCGTGCCGGGCTTCGGGCTCATCGTGGCACTGCTGCTGATTACCCTTGTCGGGTTCCTGACCGCGAATTTCATCGGCCGTTCGATCGTGTCGCTGGGCGAGCGGGTTCTGGGTCGGATGCCGCTTATCCGTAGTATTTACAGTAGCTTGAAGCAGATTTTTGAGACGGTTCTTTCGAACAAGAACGAGATGTTCCGCACCGTTGGAATGGTCGAGTACCCCCGCAAGGACGTGTGGTCGATCGTCTTCGTCGCCGGCGAGAAACGCACCGAGATCAATGACAAGCTCGACCAGAATGACGACCCGCTGATTGCCGTCTTCATGCCATGCACGCCCAATCCTACGACCGGGTTCCTGATGTATGTGCCAAAATCCCAGGTTATCGTCCTCGACATGAGCATCGAGGACGGGGCAAAGCTCATCGTTTCCGCGGGACTGGTGACGCCCGACATGAGCAAGAAAATGGTCAAGATTAAAGGCAAGAAGGTCGTATCGATAGCCAATCCGACCCTTGAGGAAGTCGCTCAGCCAGCTCTCAACAGCCGCACCGCCTCGTCGCGCCCGAACAAATAG
- a CDS encoding aspartate/glutamate racemase family protein — MRILVVNPNTTESMTATIADAARAIASGGSEIVAVTSRMGPVSIEGYYDEALAVPGMLAEIASGERNGADAAIIACFDDTGLDAARAMANMPVIGICEAALVTAAFLAPRFSVVTTLERSRIPIEHLVQRYGMAGRVRVRAADIPVLSLEDPASGAKAKLTEEIRRALDEDRAEAIVLGCAGMADLARAFQAEFGVPVIDGVSAAVKQAEALVSLGLQTSKRGAYARPVIKPYVGALSSFAPQVL, encoded by the coding sequence ATGCGTATTCTTGTCGTCAATCCGAACACGACCGAGAGCATGACCGCGACGATCGCCGATGCAGCGCGGGCTATAGCCTCCGGCGGAAGCGAGATCGTTGCGGTCACGTCGCGCATGGGGCCGGTTTCGATCGAGGGATATTACGATGAAGCACTGGCCGTTCCCGGCATGCTGGCAGAAATCGCCTCGGGAGAACGTAACGGAGCAGACGCCGCCATCATCGCCTGTTTCGACGATACCGGCCTGGACGCCGCGCGAGCCATGGCAAACATGCCGGTGATCGGCATATGCGAAGCCGCACTAGTCACCGCTGCCTTTCTGGCCCCGCGCTTCTCTGTCGTGACCACGCTTGAGCGTTCGCGCATTCCGATCGAGCATCTCGTGCAGCGATACGGCATGGCGGGCAGGGTGCGCGTGCGTGCGGCCGACATTCCTGTTCTTTCGCTGGAGGATCCGGCCTCCGGTGCAAAGGCCAAGCTGACGGAGGAAATTCGCCGGGCGCTTGATGAGGACCGCGCCGAAGCTATCGTTCTGGGATGCGCCGGCATGGCGGACCTTGCACGAGCATTCCAGGCCGAGTTCGGCGTGCCTGTGATCGACGGGGTCAGTGCGGCCGTCAAGCAAGCCGAGGCGCTCGTCTCGCTGGGGCTCCAGACCAGCAAGCGTGGTGCCTATGCCCGCCCTGTCATCAAGCCTTATGTCGGCGCCCTGAGTTCTTTTGCGCCGCAAGTCCTCTAG
- the glmS gene encoding glutamine--fructose-6-phosphate transaminase (isomerizing), with protein MCGIVGIVGRTSVAPLIVDALKRLEYRGYDSAGVATVEGGQLGRRRAEGKLVNLEQRLKAEPLDGNIGIGHTRWATHGVPNETNAHPHFSNGVAVVHNGIIENFAELRNELKADGYEFVSQTDTEVVAHLVSRELARGADSVKAAHNALKRLEGAFALAIMFQGDDNLIVGARNGPPLAVGHGEGEMYLGSDAIALAPFTNSITYLEDGDWAVVRRNEVGIFDMDGNAVERRRQQSLSTSFMVDKGNRRHFMEKEIHEQPEVISHTLAHYVDFTDGISKPMDLPFDFAKLDRLAISACGTAYLSGLIGKYWFERIARLPVDIDVASEFRYREMPISKNSAAFFISQSGETADTLASLRYCRKAGIPIGAIVNVRESTIARESDVILPTLAGPEIGVASTKAFTCQLSVLASLAVRAGVARGTISREQEKTLVRELSEAPRFANHVLKLEEQIEKIARELSRYKHVLYLGRDTNYPLAMEGALKLKEISYIHAEGYAAGELKHGPIALIDENMPVIVIAPHDRIFEKTVSNMQEVAARGGKIILITDQKGADQAAMKTMETIILPDMPEIITPIVYALPIQMLAYYTAVFMGTDVDQPRNLAKSVTVE; from the coding sequence ATGTGCGGAATTGTTGGGATCGTCGGCCGGACATCGGTAGCGCCGCTTATCGTCGACGCATTGAAGCGGCTTGAATATCGCGGCTATGACTCGGCGGGCGTAGCGACCGTCGAAGGCGGCCAGCTTGGCCGCCGCCGCGCCGAAGGAAAGCTCGTCAATCTCGAGCAGAGGCTCAAGGCGGAGCCGCTCGACGGCAATATCGGCATTGGTCATACGCGCTGGGCCACCCACGGCGTGCCGAACGAGACCAACGCGCATCCGCATTTCTCAAATGGTGTCGCCGTCGTCCACAATGGCATCATCGAGAATTTTGCCGAATTGCGGAACGAGCTGAAGGCTGACGGCTACGAATTCGTTTCCCAGACGGACACCGAAGTCGTGGCGCATCTCGTCTCGCGCGAACTGGCGCGGGGCGCTGATTCCGTCAAAGCCGCCCATAACGCGCTGAAGCGCCTTGAAGGCGCATTCGCGCTGGCGATCATGTTCCAGGGCGACGACAACCTGATCGTCGGCGCTCGCAACGGCCCGCCGCTGGCGGTCGGACATGGCGAGGGCGAGATGTATCTCGGCTCCGACGCCATCGCGCTCGCTCCCTTCACCAATTCGATCACCTATCTCGAGGATGGCGACTGGGCGGTCGTGCGCCGCAACGAGGTCGGTATCTTCGACATGGACGGCAATGCGGTCGAGCGTCGGCGGCAGCAGTCGCTCAGCACGAGCTTCATGGTCGACAAGGGCAACCGCCGCCATTTCATGGAAAAGGAAATCCATGAGCAGCCGGAAGTCATTTCGCACACGCTGGCGCATTACGTCGATTTCACCGACGGCATTTCGAAGCCGATGGATCTGCCGTTCGATTTCGCAAAGCTCGACCGCCTGGCGATTTCGGCTTGCGGCACGGCCTATCTCAGTGGGCTGATCGGCAAATACTGGTTCGAGCGTATCGCCCGCCTGCCGGTCGATATCGATGTCGCATCGGAATTCCGCTACCGCGAAATGCCGATCTCGAAGAACAGCGCCGCCTTCTTCATCTCGCAGTCGGGTGAAACCGCCGACACGCTGGCCTCGCTGCGCTACTGCCGCAAGGCCGGCATTCCCATCGGGGCCATCGTCAATGTCCGCGAATCCACCATCGCGCGCGAATCCGACGTGATCTTGCCGACCCTTGCCGGACCTGAAATCGGCGTTGCCTCGACGAAGGCATTTACATGCCAGCTTTCGGTTCTTGCATCGCTTGCCGTGCGTGCAGGCGTAGCGCGCGGGACGATCTCGCGCGAGCAGGAAAAGACGCTGGTGCGCGAACTGTCCGAAGCGCCGCGTTTCGCCAACCATGTGCTCAAGCTCGAGGAGCAGATCGAAAAGATCGCGCGGGAACTTTCGCGCTACAAGCATGTGCTCTATCTCGGCCGCGACACCAACTATCCGCTCGCCATGGAAGGCGCGCTGAAGCTCAAGGAAATTTCCTACATTCACGCCGAGGGCTACGCCGCCGGCGAGTTGAAGCACGGGCCGATCGCGCTGATAGACGAGAACATGCCGGTCATCGTCATCGCCCCGCATGACCGCATTTTCGAGAAAACCGTGTCGAACATGCAGGAAGTCGCTGCACGCGGCGGCAAGATCATCCTGATCACCGACCAGAAGGGCGCCGATCAGGCCGCGATGAAGACGATGGAAACGATCATTCTGCCCGATATGCCGGAGATCATCACGCCGATCGTCTATGCGTTGCCAATCCAGATGCTCGCCTACTACACGGCTGTCTTCATGGGCACGGATGTCGATCAGCCGCGCAATCTGGCAAAGTCGGTTACCGTCGAATAA
- the recG gene encoding ATP-dependent DNA helicase RecG, with protein MRPNSLDPLFVSITSLAGVGPKVAELIKKVVPADISDRDARAGDLIFTLPHSVIDRRNRPGIALAPSGAIVTLEVRIDRHQPPPRGHKSVPYRVYAFDDTGEIALTFFHANTGWLEKAMPVGEDVVVSGRMEWFNGRPSMVHPDHIARAGDTESLPLVEPVYPLTAGLSGKVLRRAIGQALERVPALPEWLDPDVMRRQSFPAFGEALSRIHNPADPIDVLPDSAAWRRLAYDEFLAGQISLALVRATVRRLSGRPLAGDGRLIAALRNALPYALTQSQTQALAEIDADLQKPERMLRLLQGDVGSGKTVVALLAMARAVEAGGQAALMAPTEILARQHFATIAPLVEKMGLRVAVLTGREKGRERAEILAGLENGAINLVVGTHALFQETVQFRDLALVVVDEQHRFGVHQRLAITAKGDAPDMLVMTATPIPRTLVLSAFGDMDVSRLTEKPAGRQPIRTVTLPLERLDELVGRMRDAVADGQKVYWICPLVEESEEIKLMSAEDRFASLKPVFGDAIGLVHGRMKGAEKDEAMRAFKEGETRILIATTVIEVGVDVPDATIIVIEHAERFGLAQLHQLRGRVGRGAKASTCVLLYKDPLGETAKRRLSVMRETEDGFRISEEDLKLRGEGELLGTRQSGTPGFQVARIETHADLLEIARDDARLLLTRDPDLKSPRGQAIRMLLYLFGRDEAVRLLRAG; from the coding sequence GTGCGTCCCAATAGTCTCGACCCGCTCTTCGTTTCCATCACGTCGCTTGCCGGTGTTGGGCCGAAGGTTGCCGAACTGATCAAGAAGGTCGTGCCCGCCGATATTTCGGATCGCGATGCCCGCGCCGGTGACCTGATCTTCACGCTGCCGCATTCGGTGATCGACCGGCGCAACCGACCCGGAATCGCTTTGGCGCCCTCCGGCGCGATCGTGACGCTGGAAGTGCGCATCGACCGGCACCAGCCGCCGCCACGCGGCCACAAATCCGTGCCGTATAGGGTCTACGCCTTCGACGACACCGGCGAGATCGCGCTGACATTCTTCCATGCCAACACCGGCTGGCTCGAAAAGGCGATGCCGGTCGGCGAGGATGTCGTCGTCAGCGGCCGCATGGAATGGTTCAACGGCCGGCCGAGCATGGTCCATCCCGACCATATCGCACGCGCCGGCGATACCGAAAGCCTGCCGCTGGTCGAGCCGGTCTACCCGCTAACGGCCGGACTGTCGGGAAAAGTGCTGCGCCGCGCCATTGGCCAGGCGCTTGAGCGGGTGCCGGCGCTACCCGAATGGCTCGACCCGGATGTCATGCGCCGGCAAAGCTTTCCCGCCTTTGGCGAGGCGTTGAGCCGCATCCACAACCCCGCCGATCCAATCGATGTCCTGCCAGACAGCGCAGCCTGGCGCCGGCTCGCCTATGACGAGTTCCTGGCAGGGCAGATTTCGCTGGCGCTGGTGCGCGCGACGGTGCGGCGGCTTTCCGGCCGGCCCCTTGCGGGCGACGGCCGGCTGATCGCGGCGTTGCGAAACGCCCTGCCCTATGCGCTGACGCAATCGCAGACGCAGGCGCTGGCCGAGATCGATGCCGACCTGCAAAAACCCGAGCGCATGTTGCGCCTGCTGCAGGGCGATGTCGGCTCCGGCAAGACGGTAGTGGCGCTGCTTGCCATGGCGCGCGCCGTCGAGGCCGGCGGACAGGCCGCCCTGATGGCACCGACGGAAATCCTCGCGCGCCAGCATTTTGCCACCATCGCGCCGCTGGTCGAAAAGATGGGCCTGCGCGTTGCCGTGCTCACGGGGAGAGAAAAGGGTCGCGAGCGCGCAGAAATCCTCGCCGGACTGGAAAACGGCGCGATCAATCTCGTCGTCGGCACCCATGCGCTGTTCCAGGAAACCGTGCAGTTCCGCGATCTTGCGCTGGTCGTGGTCGACGAACAGCACCGCTTTGGCGTGCACCAGCGGCTGGCAATCACCGCCAAGGGCGATGCGCCCGACATGCTGGTAATGACGGCAACGCCGATACCGCGCACGCTGGTTCTGTCCGCCTTCGGTGACATGGATGTCTCACGCTTGACCGAAAAACCGGCCGGCCGCCAGCCGATACGCACCGTTACGCTGCCGCTGGAACGGCTCGACGAACTGGTCGGCCGCATGCGCGATGCGGTAGCCGACGGCCAGAAAGTCTATTGGATCTGCCCACTTGTGGAAGAATCCGAAGAGATCAAACTAATGTCGGCGGAAGATCGCTTTGCCTCGCTGAAGCCGGTTTTCGGTGATGCGATCGGCCTCGTCCATGGCCGCATGAAGGGCGCGGAAAAGGATGAGGCGATGCGCGCCTTCAAGGAGGGCGAGACGCGCATCCTGATCGCCACCACGGTAATCGAGGTCGGCGTCGACGTGCCGGATGCGACGATCATCGTCATCGAACATGCCGAGCGCTTTGGCCTCGCCCAGCTTCACCAGTTGCGCGGGCGTGTCGGGCGCGGCGCCAAGGCTTCGACCTGCGTGCTGCTCTACAAGGACCCGCTCGGCGAAACCGCAAAACGCCGCCTTTCGGTCATGCGCGAGACGGAGGACGGCTTCCGCATATCGGAAGAGGATCTGAAACTGCGCGGCGAAGGCGAGCTGCTGGGCACGCGCCAGTCCGGCACGCCGGGCTTTCAGGTGGCGCGCATCGAGACGCATGCCGATCTGCTGGAAATCGCCCGCGATGACGCCCGCCTGCTGCTGACGCGCGATCCGGACCTCAAATCGCCACGCGGCCAGGCGATACGGATGCTGCTCTATTTGTTCGGGCGCGACGAGGCGGTGCGGCTGTTGAGAGCTGGCTGA
- a CDS encoding cytochrome c biogenesis CcdA family protein: MALDVSYLSAVGAGALSFLSPCVLPLVPPYLCYMAGVSVDDFRAEGGKVAKSATRNALLITSVAFVLGFSTVFVALGAGASTIGRLLRVWQEPLAMAAGVLIILMGLNFLGILKIPLLSREARFQSEGKPASTVAAYAMGLAFAFGWTPCIGPVLGPILTLAGGRETVSEGALLLAAYSLGLGIPFLLAALFSGAFMRFLGKFRVHLGRVEKVIGALLVLAGVFFLTGGVQSASYWLLETFPTLGKLG, encoded by the coding sequence ATGGCGTTGGATGTCAGCTATCTCAGTGCGGTCGGGGCAGGGGCGCTTTCGTTCCTGTCGCCCTGCGTGCTGCCGCTGGTGCCGCCTTACCTCTGCTATATGGCTGGCGTTTCGGTCGATGATTTTCGTGCCGAGGGTGGAAAGGTCGCGAAGTCGGCCACGCGAAACGCACTTCTGATAACGTCGGTCGCCTTCGTCCTGGGCTTTTCCACCGTATTCGTGGCGCTCGGCGCCGGCGCTTCGACGATCGGACGGCTTCTGCGCGTCTGGCAGGAGCCCTTGGCTATGGCCGCCGGCGTCCTCATCATCCTGATGGGGCTAAATTTTCTCGGCATTCTGAAAATCCCGTTGCTGTCGCGCGAGGCGCGCTTCCAGTCGGAAGGCAAGCCCGCCAGTACAGTCGCCGCGTACGCCATGGGACTCGCTTTCGCTTTCGGCTGGACGCCATGCATCGGGCCGGTGCTTGGACCGATCCTGACGCTTGCCGGTGGACGCGAGACGGTAAGCGAAGGGGCGCTGCTGCTGGCGGCCTATTCGCTCGGGCTCGGCATACCTTTCCTGCTGGCGGCGCTGTTTTCAGGGGCCTTCATGCGCTTTCTCGGCAAATTCCGCGTGCATCTTGGCCGCGTCGAGAAAGTCATCGGGGCGCTTCTGGTATTGGCCGGCGTGTTCTTCCTCACCGGCGGGGTCCAGAGCGCATCCTACTGGCTTCTGGAAACCTTTCCGACGCTCGGCAAGCTGGGCTGA
- the glmU gene encoding bifunctional UDP-N-acetylglucosamine diphosphorylase/glucosamine-1-phosphate N-acetyltransferase GlmU, protein MTARSCLSIILAAGEGTRMKSASPKVLHKIAGLPMVAHVANAAKAAGAGDLALVVGFGAEQMREAAASFAPGTETFVQEERLGTAHAVLAARKAIARGYDDILVLFGDTPLLEADSLSAARTKLGEGAAVVVIGFRPPDPSGYGRLIEKNGKLVAIREDKDCSDEERKIGFCNAGIMAISGAHALKLLDAVGNKNAKSEYYLTDIVEIADAAGLAVVATEASFESVLGINNRAELAEAEAIWQKRKRREMMLSGVTMIAPETVFFSHDTEIGAETIIEPSVFFGPGVKVASNAKIHAFSHIEGALIGPSADVGPFARLRPGADLREKAKVGNFCEVKKATIEAGAKVNHLTYIGDARVGQGANIGAGTITCNYDGYSKFFTDIGPGAFIGSNSSLVAPITIGERAYVASGSVITEDVPADALAFGRARQKTLPDKARELRERRANAAKK, encoded by the coding sequence ATGACCGCTAGATCCTGCCTGTCGATCATCCTTGCCGCCGGCGAGGGCACGCGCATGAAAAGCGCCTCCCCCAAGGTGCTTCACAAGATAGCCGGCCTGCCGATGGTCGCCCATGTCGCCAACGCTGCAAAGGCCGCCGGCGCCGGCGATCTCGCTCTGGTTGTCGGCTTCGGGGCCGAGCAGATGCGGGAGGCCGCAGCCTCCTTCGCGCCGGGCACCGAGACCTTCGTGCAGGAGGAACGGCTCGGTACGGCGCATGCGGTGCTTGCCGCGCGAAAGGCGATCGCGCGCGGCTATGACGATATCCTCGTGCTGTTCGGCGATACGCCACTGCTGGAGGCGGATTCGCTTTCTGCCGCACGGACGAAACTCGGGGAAGGCGCTGCTGTGGTCGTCATCGGCTTTCGCCCGCCCGATCCTTCCGGCTATGGCCGCCTGATCGAAAAGAACGGCAAGCTAGTCGCGATCCGGGAAGACAAGGATTGCAGCGACGAAGAGCGCAAGATCGGCTTCTGCAATGCCGGCATCATGGCCATTTCGGGTGCGCACGCGCTGAAACTGCTCGACGCCGTCGGCAACAAGAATGCCAAAAGCGAGTATTACCTCACTGACATCGTGGAAATCGCCGATGCAGCCGGCCTGGCAGTGGTGGCGACCGAAGCCAGCTTCGAGAGCGTGCTCGGCATCAACAACCGCGCCGAACTCGCCGAGGCAGAAGCCATCTGGCAGAAGCGCAAGCGCCGCGAAATGATGCTTTCCGGCGTGACCATGATTGCGCCCGAGACAGTCTTCTTCTCGCACGATACGGAAATCGGCGCGGAAACCATCATCGAGCCGAGTGTCTTTTTCGGCCCCGGCGTGAAGGTTGCGTCAAACGCCAAGATCCATGCCTTCAGCCACATCGAAGGGGCTCTTATTGGCCCCAGCGCCGATGTCGGACCGTTCGCGCGACTGCGGCCAGGCGCCGATCTCAGGGAAAAGGCCAAGGTCGGCAATTTCTGCGAGGTCAAGAAGGCGACGATCGAGGCCGGCGCGAAGGTCAATCACCTCACCTATATCGGCGATGCCCGCGTCGGGCAGGGCGCCAATATCGGGGCGGGCACCATCACCTGCAATTACGACGGCTACTCGAAATTCTTTACCGATATCGGCCCCGGCGCCTTCATCGGCTCGAACTCCTCGCTCGTTGCGCCGATCACCATCGGCGAGCGCGCCTATGTCGCATCCGGCAGCGTCATCACCGAGGATGTGCCGGCCGACGCCTTGGCATTCGGGCGGGCGCGGCAGAAGACCTTGCCGGACAAGGCACGCGAATTGCGCGAACGCCGCGCCAATGCAGCGAAAAAGTAA
- a CDS encoding succinate dehydrogenase assembly factor 2, with protein sequence MTGMTRSSDGLDARRRKLLFRSWHRGMREMDLILGAFADTTIHALSDSELDAYDAVLELQDADLLSWITGEQTIPPEHDTAMFRKILASRQAMSF encoded by the coding sequence ATGACAGGCATGACGCGATCAAGTGACGGGCTCGATGCGCGCCGGCGCAAGCTTCTGTTCCGTTCGTGGCATCGCGGCATGCGCGAGATGGACCTGATTCTCGGCGCTTTCGCCGATACCACCATCCATGCCTTGTCCGATTCCGAACTCGACGCATATGACGCGGTGCTGGAACTGCAGGACGCCGACCTGTTGTCTTGGATCACCGGCGAGCAGACCATTCCGCCGGAACACGACACGGCGATGTTTCGCAAGATACTGGCATCGCGCCAGGCCATGAGTTTCTGA
- a CDS encoding amidohydrolase family protein — protein MMMSEGKRTLMTAAWVVGHDDGRHTLLPGGEVVYQDGEILFVGHGFAGEVDERIDCGQALIAPGFIDLDALSDLDTTILSFDNHPAWRKGRVWPKSYMEAGPYEMYSLDELVFQKRHAFARLIRNGVTTALPIASLYYREWGETVEEFEGAAEAAADLGLRVYLGPAYRTGNPVVVEEGKFELFFDEPRGLKGLVDAISFCERLDGRHGGLVRTMLAPDRIETCTAELLRRTAAAGRDLGVPVRLHCCQGGFERETVRRLHGMTSIEWLDSLDFLTEKTLLPHGTFVSPSRFVPEPGRDLEIVAEAGSVIVHCPLVAARFGDGLESFSSYRERGLRIGLGTDTSPPDMLLNLQIGLMICRFVEGKAEAARAEDYFDAATLGGADALGRSDLGRLAPGCRADMVVWDLANPDIGQVIDPIQTLLISASGRDARTVIIDGRMVMRDRHIPGMDFAADAVRAQRQFEGLVAKYPDRTWAHPAAEEIFSSAYRIVRSTDAAQG, from the coding sequence ATGATGATGAGCGAAGGCAAGCGCACGCTGATGACCGCCGCCTGGGTGGTCGGCCATGACGACGGCCGCCATACGCTGCTGCCCGGCGGAGAGGTCGTCTATCAGGATGGCGAAATCCTCTTTGTCGGTCACGGCTTCGCCGGCGAAGTGGATGAACGGATCGACTGCGGGCAGGCTCTGATCGCTCCCGGCTTCATCGATCTCGACGCCTTGTCCGATCTCGATACGACGATCCTGTCTTTCGACAACCATCCGGCGTGGCGCAAGGGCCGCGTCTGGCCGAAATCCTATATGGAGGCCGGGCCTTATGAGATGTATTCGCTTGATGAGCTGGTGTTCCAGAAGCGCCATGCCTTTGCACGCCTGATCCGCAATGGCGTAACGACCGCTCTGCCGATTGCCTCGCTCTATTATCGCGAATGGGGCGAGACGGTGGAGGAGTTCGAAGGGGCGGCTGAAGCTGCCGCCGATCTTGGCCTGCGCGTCTATCTGGGCCCTGCCTATCGCACCGGCAATCCTGTCGTGGTGGAGGAGGGTAAGTTCGAACTGTTCTTCGACGAGCCGCGCGGACTGAAGGGGTTGGTCGACGCAATCTCCTTTTGTGAGCGGCTGGATGGCCGGCATGGCGGCCTTGTCCGCACCATGCTCGCGCCGGACCGTATCGAGACCTGCACCGCCGAACTGCTGAGACGCACTGCCGCCGCGGGCAGAGACCTGGGCGTGCCGGTGCGGTTGCACTGCTGCCAGGGCGGTTTCGAGCGCGAGACCGTGCGGCGACTGCACGGCATGACCTCGATCGAATGGCTGGATAGCCTGGATTTCCTCACCGAGAAGACCCTGCTGCCGCACGGCACCTTCGTCAGCCCATCGCGCTTCGTGCCGGAGCCGGGGCGCGATCTCGAAATTGTCGCCGAGGCCGGCTCGGTCATCGTGCATTGCCCGCTGGTCGCAGCCCGCTTCGGTGACGGGCTTGAAAGTTTCAGCAGCTACCGCGAGCGCGGCCTTCGCATCGGGCTTGGCACGGACACCTCTCCACCTGATATGCTGCTCAATCTGCAGATCGGCCTGATGATCTGCCGCTTTGTCGAGGGGAAGGCTGAGGCAGCCCGCGCCGAAGACTATTTCGATGCCGCCACCCTTGGCGGAGCGGATGCTCTTGGCAGATCCGATCTCGGCCGGCTCGCGCCAGGCTGTCGCGCCGACATGGTGGTCTGGGATCTGGCAAACCCCGATATCGGCCAGGTCATCGACCCGATCCAGACGCTCTTGATCTCGGCGTCGGGCCGCGATGCCCGAACCGTCATCATCGACGGTCGAATGGTCATGCGCGACCGGCATATTCCGGGGATGGATTTCGCTGCCGACGCCGTGCGGGCGCAACGCCAGTTCGAGGGGCTGGTCGCAAAATATCCCGACCGAACCTGGGCTCATCCTGCGGCTGAGGAAATCTTTTCGTCGGCTTACCGTATCGTCCGATCAACCGATGCAGCGCAAGGCTGA